A stretch of Sulfurimonas autotrophica DSM 16294 DNA encodes these proteins:
- a CDS encoding response regulator transcription factor, with product MSNKILLVEDDEILSETLIELLENEAFEVLHVKDGEAALDATFENKFTLLLLDVNVPLLNGFEFLKSLRESGDMTPAIFLTSLSDLASLANGFDVGADDYIKKPFDFDELLIRIHALLKKAYHTYQNELRVNNFRFVIDKDELYNKSNFIALSPYELQITKLFFKNLNKTVQKELIFEELSANKEMSEGALRVHINKLRKIGLPITTIKGIGYRLASS from the coding sequence ATGTCTAATAAAATATTGTTAGTAGAAGATGATGAAATATTATCTGAGACCTTGATTGAACTGTTAGAGAATGAAGCATTTGAAGTATTACATGTAAAGGATGGCGAAGCTGCTCTTGATGCTACTTTTGAAAACAAATTCACTTTACTGCTTTTGGATGTCAATGTTCCTTTGCTCAATGGTTTCGAGTTCTTAAAAAGTTTACGTGAAAGCGGGGATATGACACCGGCTATTTTTCTCACCTCTTTAAGCGATCTTGCTTCTTTGGCAAACGGCTTTGATGTCGGTGCGGATGACTATATTAAAAAGCCATTTGACTTCGATGAACTACTTATACGCATACATGCTCTTCTCAAAAAAGCATATCATACGTATCAAAATGAATTGCGGGTGAATAATTTTCGCTTTGTGATTGATAAAGATGAACTTTATAATAAGTCCAATTTTATAGCACTTTCCCCTTATGAATTGCAAATTACAAAACTCTTCTTTAAAAACTTAAATAAAACAGTGCAAAAAGAGCTCATTTTTGAAGAGCTTAGCGCGAATAAAGAGATGAGCGAAGGAGCATTACGCGTACATATAAACAAACTTCGTAAAATTGGGCTACCCATTACAACGATAAAAGGTATAGGATACCGTCTTGCATCATCATGA
- a CDS encoding potassium channel family protein: MNEQIIWIVLKRLRTPFLVIIITFAISILGLVLIPGTDNNGNPYQMTFFDAFYFVTYMASTIGFGEAPYTFNYEQRMWVSFAVYFTVIGWFYGIGAIVSLIQDEALRKALSTNSFRNQVKHINKPFYIILGYNSITKSIIDRLNGRDYRVVVLDKDDKKIDELILENFYPDVPAFVGDATNQKMLKIAGIHQKNCAGIISLFEDDMVNSKIATISKLLNKKLDIIVKATSQQQLEHFRSMDLKHVKNPFDIISKRIYYGITAPHIWLLEMWMYGHILKLKKRDHFPQGKYIIYGNGRMGKAIKEGLEKAGVEYVIKDFDSQKYIQDKNTTIFGDDDDMESLLKLGVKESSCIIAATQNDLLNLTILNKAKQLNPKIFTMARENALDDLNIFQASKINKIYIVEKILADATYNYIARPLADLFIQEARKKDDEWAEVIVHMLNNITGMNPMYFETRLNDDNAYALTLELQEGENITLADLRRSRADRNELLHIVFLLLKRGDEVYLMPDSRMKLEIGDELLIVSDEENYDDFEYIVNNIYELEYVLGCATS, encoded by the coding sequence ATGAATGAACAGATAATATGGATTGTTCTTAAGCGCTTAAGAACGCCTTTTTTAGTCATTATAATAACTTTTGCCATATCCATACTTGGATTGGTGCTTATTCCGGGCACGGACAACAACGGTAATCCTTATCAAATGACATTTTTTGACGCTTTTTATTTTGTAACATATATGGCAAGCACTATAGGTTTTGGTGAAGCGCCTTACACATTTAATTATGAACAGCGTATGTGGGTGAGTTTTGCCGTATATTTTACAGTTATCGGCTGGTTTTACGGCATAGGTGCGATTGTCTCTTTAATTCAAGATGAGGCATTAAGAAAAGCACTGAGTACAAACTCTTTTAGAAATCAGGTTAAGCATATTAACAAACCTTTTTATATTATACTCGGCTATAACAGCATAACAAAAAGCATTATTGACAGACTTAACGGCAGAGATTACAGAGTAGTTGTCCTAGATAAAGATGATAAAAAAATTGATGAGTTGATATTGGAAAATTTTTATCCTGATGTTCCTGCTTTTGTAGGGGATGCGACAAATCAAAAAATGCTTAAAATTGCCGGTATTCATCAAAAAAATTGTGCAGGTATTATCTCTTTATTTGAAGATGATATGGTCAATTCCAAAATAGCCACTATCAGTAAACTGCTCAATAAAAAACTTGATATTATTGTAAAAGCGACATCCCAACAACAGCTTGAGCACTTTAGAAGCATGGATTTAAAACATGTAAAAAATCCCTTTGATATTATATCAAAACGTATCTATTACGGTATTACCGCACCGCATATCTGGCTTTTGGAGATGTGGATGTACGGGCATATACTCAAACTTAAAAAGCGGGATCATTTTCCGCAGGGAAAATATATTATTTACGGCAACGGCAGAATGGGCAAAGCCATTAAAGAGGGATTGGAAAAAGCCGGTGTTGAATATGTAATCAAAGATTTTGATTCACAAAAATATATACAGGATAAAAATACAACTATTTTCGGGGATGATGATGATATGGAATCGCTTTTAAAACTTGGCGTCAAAGAGAGTTCCTGCATCATTGCCGCGACACAAAATGATTTGTTAAATCTTACCATTTTAAATAAGGCAAAACAGCTCAATCCTAAAATATTTACAATGGCACGTGAAAATGCACTGGATGATTTAAATATATTTCAGGCATCTAAAATCAATAAAATATATATCGTTGAAAAGATATTGGCTGATGCGACTTATAACTATATAGCAAGACCTTTGGCGGATTTGTTTATACAAGAAGCAAGAAAAAAAGATGATGAATGGGCAGAGGTCATTGTGCATATGCTCAACAATATAACAGGAATGAATCCGATGTACTTTGAAACCAGGCTTAATGATGACAATGCGTATGCACTGACATTGGAACTGCAAGAAGGTGAAAATATAACTCTGGCAGATTTAAGAAGATCCCGTGCTGACAGAAATGAGCTGTTACATATAGTCTTTTTGTTGCTTAAAAGAGGGGATGAAGTATATTTAATGCCTGATTCAAGAATGAAGTTGGAAATTGGCGATGAATTACTGATAGTTTCTGATGAAGAAAATTATGATGATTTTGAGTATATTGTCAATAATATATATGAATTGGAGTATGTCTTGGGTTGTGCAACCTCATGA
- a CDS encoding DUF6394 family protein, whose protein sequence is MNMHKIMSGSFFILAMTVNFGFFYGDPTILIEHSSYELFAAIIVNLIATVLKLGDRTQLGAVLLATSIVADIQLIASATVWAFAMYVMSSVGTEAITAIISLSGGALLANIVSVILFIGDTLKSKR, encoded by the coding sequence ATGAATATGCACAAAATTATGTCCGGTTCTTTTTTTATACTTGCAATGACAGTAAACTTCGGTTTTTTTTATGGAGATCCGACCATACTTATAGAACACAGTTCTTATGAGCTTTTTGCGGCAATTATTGTCAACCTGATTGCAACGGTATTAAAACTTGGTGACAGAACACAGCTTGGAGCGGTTTTGCTTGCTACAAGTATTGTGGCGGATATTCAGCTAATAGCCTCGGCAACAGTTTGGGCGTTTGCTATGTATGTTATGAGCAGTGTCGGTACAGAAGCCATCACGGCAATTATTTCTCTCTCGGGCGGCGCACTCTTGGCAAATATAGTTTCAGTTATATTATTTATCGGCGATACACTTAAATCAAAAAGATAA
- a CDS encoding sensor histidine kinase, which produces MHHHEKLAFFKFFLVYFISIALLILVAGYFYFEQTKNHFLKEEEFSLIEYARHIKMGNSLDEYSKDYHHSFLHVPKHINIKNFTAGTTEFSKLLPMNRNTKYLKVFKSKKSFDEKLWNLKKKIIAMQFLLLLIFAYISYKLAKSALKPLQESIITLDKFAKDLIHDLNTPVTSIQLNMKLIEKIPQLQNNKALIRLNKSINNISELHENLTILLQEETFQIQNQNICQIVQEVVDVQKALYPNIIFHIQCNTFKAKINTHAMKQILQNIISNACKYNVSNGYIKIYHKNNALYIEDNGKGIKEPAKIFERSYSDENSSGLGLDIVKRLAYAMDIKIVVQKNEPSGTTFILSARPE; this is translated from the coding sequence TTGCATCATCATGAAAAACTGGCATTTTTTAAATTTTTTCTTGTTTATTTTATTAGTATTGCCTTACTAATTTTAGTCGCAGGATATTTCTATTTTGAACAGACAAAAAACCATTTTTTAAAAGAAGAAGAATTTTCACTTATTGAGTATGCAAGACATATTAAAATGGGTAATTCTTTAGATGAATATAGTAAAGATTATCATCATTCTTTTCTCCATGTACCAAAACATATTAACATTAAAAATTTTACTGCAGGAACTACAGAATTTTCAAAATTATTACCAATGAATAGAAATACAAAATATTTAAAAGTATTTAAATCAAAGAAAAGCTTTGATGAAAAACTGTGGAACCTAAAGAAAAAAATTATAGCCATGCAGTTTTTGCTTCTTCTTATTTTTGCATACATAAGTTACAAACTAGCTAAAAGTGCCTTAAAACCTTTACAAGAGAGTATAATAACGCTTGATAAATTTGCAAAAGATTTAATTCATGATTTAAATACCCCCGTAACCTCAATACAGCTCAACATGAAACTCATAGAAAAAATTCCACAACTTCAAAACAACAAAGCGCTGATCAGATTAAATAAAAGTATAAATAATATTTCAGAACTCCATGAAAATCTAACCATACTTCTCCAAGAAGAAACTTTTCAAATACAAAATCAAAATATTTGTCAAATAGTGCAAGAAGTTGTTGATGTACAAAAAGCTCTTTATCCAAATATAATTTTTCATATCCAATGTAATACGTTCAAAGCAAAAATAAATACACATGCCATGAAACAAATTTTGCAAAATATCATCTCTAATGCCTGCAAATATAACGTTTCAAATGGATATATAAAAATTTATCATAAAAACAATGCCTTATATATTGAAGATAACGGTAAAGGGATTAAAGAACCTGCAAAAATTTTTGAACGTTCCTATAGTGATGAAAACAGTAGCGGCTTAGGACTTGATATAGTTAAAAGATTGGCATACGCTATGGATATAAAAATAGTTGTTCAAAAAAACGAACCATCTGGAACTACCTTTATTTTAAGTGCTAGACCAGAATAA